A genomic segment from Capillibacterium thermochitinicola encodes:
- the smpB gene encoding SsrA-binding protein SmpB, which translates to MEVKKIATNRRARHEYFIEETIEAGVVLTGTEVKSLRQGKGNLNESYALIKAEEVFLYNCHISPYDYGNRYNHDPLRPRKLLLHKAEIRKIAAKIKEKGYTLVPLNMYFDRNNRVKIELALAKGKKLYDKRHDLAKRDAAREVARTLKGRPD; encoded by the coding sequence TTGGAAGTCAAGAAAATTGCCACGAATCGTCGGGCCCGGCACGAATATTTTATCGAAGAGACAATCGAAGCAGGAGTGGTTTTAACGGGGACCGAGGTGAAGTCCTTACGGCAGGGGAAGGGAAACCTTAATGAAAGTTACGCGCTGATTAAGGCGGAGGAAGTTTTTCTTTACAACTGCCATATAAGCCCGTATGATTATGGGAACCGGTATAACCATGATCCCTTGCGTCCCCGTAAACTGCTTTTGCATAAGGCAGAGATTCGAAAAATAGCGGCGAAGATAAAAGAAAAGGGTTATACTTTAGTGCCGTTAAACATGTATTTTGACCGGAATAACCGGGTTAAGATCGAGTTGGCATTGGCCAAAGGAAAGAAACTGTATGATAAACGTCATGACCTCGCCAAACGGGATGCGGCGCGGGAAGTGGCCCGGACGTTAAAGGGAAGACCTGACTAG
- a CDS encoding acetate/propionate family kinase, translating into MNILVLNSGSSSLKYKLFSAAKEEVLAHGLVERIGMPGGLGKITHQVQQNGKYEAEEEISNHQQGLRMILNLLTDEKWGVLRDLKEIGGVGHRVLHGGEYFKESILVTPEELRKMEELVELGPLHMPANLMGIKACAELMPGVPQVAVFDTAFHQTMPKKAYLYALPYELYEKYRVRRYGFHGTSHRYVSGQAAKLLGCPLESLKMITAHLGNGSSLAAIDGGKVIDTSMGLTPLEGLVMGTRSGDLDPAIVPLIGSKLKLTPEQADEYLNKKSGFVGMTGYSDMRDIQRERQAGNLRAQEAYDLFIYRIVKYIGAYMTALKGLDVLVFTAGIGENDWQVRADICRELEFLGVKMDYEKNEGLRGKETILSLPDSKVKVLLVPTNEELVIARDTMALIS; encoded by the coding sequence ATGAATATATTAGTGCTTAATAGTGGTAGTTCTTCGCTGAAGTATAAGCTTTTTTCCGCTGCAAAAGAAGAAGTATTGGCGCATGGTTTGGTTGAAAGAATTGGGATGCCGGGAGGACTGGGCAAGATCACCCATCAAGTACAACAGAACGGAAAGTACGAGGCTGAAGAGGAGATCTCCAACCACCAACAGGGTTTACGTATGATCTTAAACCTGCTGACCGACGAAAAGTGGGGTGTGTTGCGCGATCTCAAAGAGATTGGCGGTGTTGGGCACCGCGTGCTCCACGGTGGTGAGTACTTTAAAGAGTCCATTTTGGTGACCCCCGAAGAGTTGCGGAAGATGGAGGAGCTCGTTGAGCTTGGACCGCTGCATATGCCCGCTAACCTTATGGGGATTAAGGCTTGTGCCGAATTGATGCCCGGAGTGCCACAAGTCGCGGTCTTTGATACGGCTTTTCACCAGACGATGCCGAAGAAGGCCTATCTCTATGCCCTGCCTTATGAGTTATACGAGAAATATCGGGTCCGCCGGTATGGGTTCCACGGAACCTCCCACCGTTACGTGTCAGGCCAAGCGGCGAAGTTGCTTGGGTGTCCGCTGGAGAGTTTGAAGATGATCACCGCGCATCTTGGGAACGGGAGCAGTCTGGCGGCCATCGACGGGGGTAAAGTAATTGATACCTCGATGGGGTTGACGCCACTCGAGGGTTTAGTGATGGGGACAAGATCCGGGGACCTTGATCCGGCGATTGTCCCGCTGATCGGGAGTAAATTGAAACTCACTCCGGAACAGGCCGATGAATATTTGAACAAAAAGAGCGGGTTTGTGGGGATGACCGGTTACTCCGATATGCGTGATATCCAGCGGGAACGTCAAGCGGGGAATCTTCGCGCCCAAGAAGCTTATGACTTGTTTATCTACCGGATTGTCAAGTACATCGGGGCCTATATGACGGCCTTGAAGGGCCTTGACGTGCTGGTCTTTACGGCCGGGATCGGTGAAAACGACTGGCAAGTACGGGCCGATATCTGCCGGGAGCTTGAATTCCTCGGAGTCAAAATGGATTATGAGAAAAATGAAGGGCTGCGCGGGAAAGAGACCATCTTAAGCCTTCCCGACTCGAAGGTGAAGGTTTTACTGGTCCCCACCAATGAGGAGTTGGTGATTGCCCGGGATACGATGGCTCTGATTTCGTAA
- a CDS encoding methyl-accepting chemotaxis protein, with product MEFISIKRRIMIRIIPSLAIALLLSNLMGAFISSKFIRIVLNLLMVLAYIKFVEGFFNKGILKPIYQINKVAEEVAENNLSNEVTVLTRDEFAILGHNINRMLENLRRILQENLEAAEKLTMAAHEMSTMAEQANLSSQEVTRSIDVIAQGTEEQSHHVKQSSLAAQQMASTAQEVAAESQKAASFSSEASERAKAGGEIIQTVRAKILQVKETVDASADTVRRLGQRSQEIGKITDVIRAISRQTNLLALNAAIEAARAGEHGRGFSVVADEVRALAEQTTESTSQIVKMIDEIQKETQAAVEAMESGKNVVDEGAALAIQANEAFNAIVSAVTETVQTIQEIAAASQEQAASSEEMTSTMTGVEEIAQRNATAAQQVASVTEQQRAVMEQLTKSSSALVEMAEHLTSMVGRFKVSSDFQRCWRVHDCNWVDCPAYQAKEEKCWLIPNTLQRCGIPAGSVEEKRATCHQCEVFKINTAKLEKQKDQVVNG from the coding sequence TTGGAGTTTATTAGTATCAAAAGGCGCATAATGATCCGGATTATTCCTTCTTTAGCCATCGCACTTCTGCTCAGCAATTTGATGGGAGCCTTTATCTCCAGTAAATTCATACGCATCGTCCTCAATCTGCTGATGGTTCTGGCGTACATAAAATTCGTGGAAGGCTTTTTTAATAAAGGAATATTGAAGCCAATTTATCAGATTAACAAGGTTGCCGAGGAAGTTGCCGAGAACAACTTAAGTAACGAAGTGACGGTGTTGACCAGAGACGAGTTTGCCATCCTCGGCCATAATATCAACCGGATGCTTGAAAATCTCCGTCGTATTCTCCAAGAAAACTTGGAAGCGGCGGAGAAATTAACGATGGCCGCCCATGAAATGTCCACCATGGCGGAACAGGCGAATCTTTCGTCACAAGAAGTGACGCGCTCGATCGATGTCATTGCCCAGGGAACCGAAGAACAGTCCCACCATGTAAAACAATCATCCCTTGCCGCCCAACAGATGGCCTCGACTGCGCAGGAAGTGGCTGCTGAATCGCAAAAAGCGGCTTCCTTTTCGAGTGAAGCTTCGGAGCGGGCGAAAGCCGGTGGGGAGATTATCCAGACGGTGCGGGCTAAAATTCTACAGGTTAAAGAGACGGTTGACGCCTCGGCGGATACCGTTCGCCGGCTTGGACAACGTTCGCAGGAGATCGGAAAGATCACCGATGTGATCCGGGCGATCTCCCGCCAAACCAACCTTCTGGCCCTGAATGCGGCCATTGAGGCCGCCCGGGCCGGTGAACACGGCCGCGGTTTCTCGGTGGTAGCCGACGAGGTTCGTGCGCTCGCCGAACAAACCACCGAATCCACCAGCCAAATCGTGAAAATGATCGATGAGATCCAGAAAGAAACCCAGGCCGCCGTGGAAGCCATGGAGTCGGGGAAAAACGTCGTTGACGAGGGAGCCGCGTTGGCCATTCAAGCCAACGAAGCCTTTAATGCAATTGTTTCCGCGGTAACCGAGACCGTCCAGACGATTCAGGAGATTGCCGCCGCTTCCCAGGAACAGGCAGCCAGCAGTGAAGAGATGACCAGCACGATGACGGGTGTGGAGGAGATTGCCCAGCGGAACGCGACGGCGGCCCAACAAGTGGCGTCCGTGACCGAGCAACAAAGGGCTGTTATGGAGCAGTTGACCAAATCCTCCAGCGCCTTGGTGGAGATGGCGGAGCACTTAACTTCGATGGTGGGGAGATTCAAAGTCAGTTCCGATTTCCAACGTTGCTGGCGAGTCCATGATTGCAACTGGGTGGACTGTCCAGCCTACCAAGCAAAAGAAGAAAAATGCTGGTTAATCCCCAACACCTTACAACGGTGTGGTATACCCGCCGGCTCCGTGGAAGAGAAACGGGCTACCTGTCACCAGTGTGAAGTCTTTAAGATTAACACCGCAAAACTGGAGAAACAAAAAGATCAGGTTGTCAATGGTTAA
- the secG gene encoding preprotein translocase subunit SecG yields the protein MNFFSVLLLIVSVALIVLVTILPSKEEGLGALGGGSSRFFGKNKGLETLLTKITAGLGVAFFLLAIIANLV from the coding sequence GTGAACTTCTTTTCGGTTCTCTTATTGATCGTCTCCGTGGCTTTGATTGTGTTGGTGACGATTTTACCGAGCAAAGAAGAAGGCTTGGGCGCGTTGGGTGGCGGGTCTTCGCGTTTTTTTGGTAAAAACAAAGGATTGGAAACGCTCCTCACCAAAATAACAGCCGGGTTGGGCGTAGCTTTTTTCCTGCTCGCGATCATTGCCAATCTCGTGTAA
- the eno gene encoding phosphopyruvate hydratase, producing the protein MTSIVDIHAREILDSRGNPTVEVEVALAGGAVGRAAVPSGASTGAFEAVELRDGDKNRYLGKGVQTSVNNVNEDIAGEVIGMDALDQTEIDQLMIDLDGTPNKGRLGANAILGVSLAVAKAAANALEIPLYRYLGGVNAKELPVPMMNILNGGKHADNSVDLQEFMIMPVGAESFSQALQWGAEIFHALKAVLKAKGYATAVGDEGGYAPNLKSNQEALDVIMEAITKAGLTPGKEIMFAMDPATTELWDAAKEKGEEGKYFFWKSGMMKTREEMVEFWADLVNNYPIISIEDGMAEEDWEGWAMLTERLKGKVQLVGDDLFVTNTQRLAKGIELGVANSILIKVNQIGTLTETLDAIEMAKKAGYTAIISHRSGETEDTTIADIAVATNAGQIKTGAPSRTDRVAKYNQLLRIEDMLGDRAVYSGRAAFYNLKKK; encoded by the coding sequence TTGACTTCAATCGTTGATATTCATGCCCGAGAAATTTTGGATTCCCGCGGGAACCCCACGGTCGAAGTGGAAGTCGCCCTGGCCGGAGGCGCGGTCGGACGGGCGGCGGTACCGTCCGGTGCTTCCACCGGTGCTTTTGAAGCCGTTGAACTACGGGACGGGGATAAAAACCGTTACTTGGGCAAAGGTGTCCAGACGTCCGTCAATAACGTCAATGAGGATATTGCCGGCGAAGTAATCGGTATGGATGCCTTGGACCAGACCGAAATCGACCAGTTGATGATCGACCTGGACGGGACCCCGAATAAGGGGAGACTGGGTGCCAACGCCATCTTAGGGGTGTCGCTGGCGGTGGCCAAAGCGGCCGCCAACGCGCTGGAGATCCCCCTCTACCGTTACCTGGGCGGGGTCAATGCCAAAGAACTGCCGGTCCCGATGATGAATATTCTCAACGGCGGGAAGCATGCCGACAATAGCGTTGATCTGCAAGAGTTTATGATTATGCCCGTCGGGGCGGAAAGCTTCTCCCAGGCGTTACAGTGGGGGGCCGAGATCTTCCATGCCTTGAAAGCAGTGTTAAAGGCAAAAGGCTACGCGACGGCCGTGGGCGACGAAGGCGGTTATGCCCCCAACCTGAAGAGTAACCAGGAAGCCCTGGACGTAATTATGGAAGCGATCACGAAAGCCGGATTAACCCCGGGCAAAGAGATTATGTTCGCCATGGACCCGGCCACGACCGAGCTGTGGGATGCGGCCAAGGAGAAAGGCGAAGAGGGCAAGTATTTCTTCTGGAAATCGGGGATGATGAAGACCCGCGAAGAGATGGTGGAGTTCTGGGCTGATTTGGTCAATAACTACCCGATCATCTCGATCGAAGACGGTATGGCCGAAGAGGACTGGGAAGGTTGGGCGATGCTGACCGAACGGCTGAAGGGGAAAGTGCAGCTGGTCGGTGACGACCTGTTCGTGACCAACACGCAGCGTTTGGCGAAGGGGATCGAGCTGGGGGTCGCCAACTCGATTCTGATTAAGGTCAACCAGATCGGAACCCTCACCGAGACCCTGGATGCGATTGAGATGGCGAAAAAGGCCGGTTATACGGCGATCATTTCCCACCGTTCAGGCGAGACGGAGGACACCACCATTGCCGATATCGCCGTGGCCACCAATGCCGGACAGATTAAGACCGGTGCTCCTTCCCGGACCGACCGCGTGGCCAAGTACAACCAGTTGCTGCGGATCGAAGATATGTTGGGCGACCGGGCGGTTTACAGCGGACGGGCAGCCTTCTACAATTTGAAGAAGAAGTAA
- the gpmI gene encoding 2,3-bisphosphoglycerate-independent phosphoglycerate mutase produces the protein MELKYRPVGLIILDGWGHNPDPTYNAIHAARTPFLDRMMAENPHALVETSGEAVGLPEGQMGTSEVGHLNMGAGRIVYQSLVRISKALKNGEIKHIPVFTELIQYLVANKKPLHFMGLVSPGGVHSHTEHLYGFIRLAVEMGVQDIYVHAFLDGRDTPPASAKEYLAELEAELKKIGTGRIATVAGRYYAMDRDKRWERVEKAYAAMVDGEGEKAPDALSAVDASYQKGVHDEFVVPTVIEEDGRPVATIEPGDGVIFFNFRPDRAREITRAFVDRNFTGFPRKKGFLATRFVCLTQYDEELDVPLLFPPEPPMENILGKYLSALGFKQLRIAETEKYAHVTYFFNGGEEVPFQGEERILIPSPKVATYDLQPEMSALEVTDRVLAEIASDRFDVIIMNYANGDMVGHTGVWEAAVKAAETVDACLARVVPAILEKGGVVLITADHGNAELMVDPVTKEPWTAHTTFPTPVILIGYKEKCRLKNGILADIAPTLLELMGLPKPAEMTGHSLIEHLP, from the coding sequence ATGGAGCTTAAATACAGACCGGTTGGGTTGATTATCTTGGACGGGTGGGGTCATAATCCTGACCCCACCTATAATGCGATCCATGCCGCCCGGACGCCCTTCTTGGACCGGATGATGGCGGAGAACCCCCATGCGCTGGTTGAAACCTCCGGCGAGGCCGTGGGGCTTCCGGAAGGGCAGATGGGTACCTCGGAAGTGGGACATCTGAACATGGGGGCCGGGCGGATTGTCTACCAAAGCCTGGTCCGGATCAGTAAAGCGCTGAAGAACGGCGAAATTAAACACATCCCGGTCTTTACCGAACTTATCCAGTACTTAGTCGCAAACAAAAAACCGTTACATTTCATGGGGCTTGTCTCTCCCGGCGGGGTCCACAGCCACACTGAGCATTTATACGGCTTTATCCGGTTGGCGGTGGAAATGGGCGTGCAAGATATCTATGTCCACGCGTTTCTTGACGGACGTGATACCCCGCCGGCCAGCGCCAAGGAGTATTTGGCGGAGCTCGAAGCGGAGCTGAAAAAGATCGGGACGGGGCGCATTGCGACCGTTGCCGGTCGTTATTACGCGATGGACCGGGATAAACGGTGGGAACGGGTGGAAAAGGCCTACGCGGCGATGGTTGACGGCGAAGGGGAGAAAGCCCCTGATGCGCTGTCCGCCGTGGATGCTTCATACCAGAAAGGTGTCCACGACGAGTTTGTGGTGCCGACCGTGATTGAAGAAGACGGAAGACCGGTGGCCACCATTGAGCCCGGTGACGGGGTGATCTTTTTTAATTTCCGTCCCGACCGGGCCCGGGAGATCACCAGAGCATTTGTGGATCGGAACTTTACTGGCTTTCCGCGGAAAAAAGGCTTCTTGGCCACGCGCTTTGTCTGCTTGACCCAGTACGATGAGGAGCTGGACGTTCCCTTGCTCTTCCCGCCGGAGCCACCGATGGAGAACATCCTCGGGAAGTACCTCAGTGCGTTAGGTTTCAAACAACTCCGGATCGCGGAAACCGAAAAATACGCCCATGTGACCTACTTTTTTAACGGCGGGGAAGAAGTTCCCTTCCAAGGGGAGGAGCGGATCCTGATCCCTTCGCCGAAGGTGGCCACCTATGACTTGCAGCCGGAGATGAGCGCCTTGGAGGTCACCGACCGGGTCTTGGCCGAGATTGCCTCCGACCGTTTTGACGTGATCATTATGAACTACGCCAACGGTGATATGGTTGGCCATACCGGAGTTTGGGAGGCGGCGGTGAAAGCGGCGGAGACCGTGGATGCTTGTTTGGCGCGGGTGGTGCCGGCGATCCTGGAAAAAGGCGGGGTGGTGCTAATCACCGCCGATCATGGTAACGCCGAGCTGATGGTGGATCCGGTGACGAAGGAGCCCTGGACTGCCCATACTACCTTCCCGACGCCGGTGATCCTCATTGGTTACAAAGAGAAATGTCGGTTAAAGAACGGTATTTTGGCGGATATCGCCCCGACCCTGCTTGAGCTGATGGGCCTGCCCAAACCGGCGGAGATGACCGGCCACTCTTTAATCGAACATTTGCCCTAA
- the tpiA gene encoding triose-phosphate isomerase, producing MRKPIIAGNWKMYKTNTEARALVNGLKEKTMPAAVEVVLCPPFTALTTVAELLQGTAIGLGAQDLFWEDEGAYTGEVSPLMLKELGCSYVIIGHSERRQYFGETDETVNKKVKAALRHGLKPIICVGESLQQREAGETNAFVAGQVEKALDGLAPESIPQVVIAYEPIWAIGTGRSSSGSDANEVIGLVRQTIAKKFGSSLAEQVRIQYGGSVKPGNIKEFMDQPEIDGALVGGASLKAEDFYGIISY from the coding sequence GTGCGGAAACCGATTATTGCTGGGAACTGGAAGATGTATAAGACCAATACCGAAGCACGGGCTTTGGTCAACGGGTTGAAAGAAAAGACCATGCCGGCGGCGGTGGAAGTTGTGCTCTGTCCGCCCTTTACGGCGTTGACGACTGTGGCGGAGCTTCTGCAGGGGACGGCGATTGGGCTGGGAGCCCAGGACCTGTTCTGGGAGGATGAAGGGGCTTACACCGGTGAGGTTTCGCCCTTGATGCTCAAGGAATTGGGCTGCTCCTATGTGATTATCGGCCATTCGGAGCGGCGGCAGTATTTTGGGGAAACCGACGAAACGGTGAACAAAAAGGTGAAAGCCGCCCTTCGCCACGGCTTGAAACCCATCATTTGTGTGGGTGAGAGTTTACAGCAGCGGGAAGCGGGTGAAACCAACGCTTTCGTTGCGGGGCAAGTGGAAAAAGCCCTGGACGGACTGGCGCCGGAGAGTATTCCGCAGGTGGTCATTGCCTACGAACCGATCTGGGCCATTGGCACCGGCCGGTCTTCCAGCGGGTCCGATGCCAATGAAGTAATTGGCTTGGTCCGCCAGACGATCGCCAAGAAATTCGGTTCCTCCCTGGCGGAGCAGGTGCGCATCCAGTACGGAGGCAGTGTGAAACCGGGGAATATTAAAGAGTTCATGGACCAACCGGAGATCGACGGTGCTTTGGTTGGCGGGGCCAGCCTCAAGGCGGAGGACTTTTACGGGATTATTTCCTATTAG
- a CDS encoding phosphoglycerate kinase, which yields MKKMTIKDLAVKGKRVLVRVDFNVPVDDNGQITDDRRIQAALPTINYLAEQGAKVILVSHFGRPKGVDEKYRMDTIAQRLRELSGRKVIKVNDCIGEEPQKAVAAMAEGDILLLENVRFYKEETANDPEFARQLAAVADLYVNDAFGTAHRAHASTAGVTAYLKPAVAGFLIEKELAIMGKAITDPERPFVAILGGAKVADKLGVITNLLNKVDTLIIGGGMAYTFLKAKGLEIGKSLLDAEKIDFAREMIAQAEAKGVQLLLPVDVVVTDDFKNPTMHKTVPADAIPADLQGVDIGPETIKQFTAAIKAAKTVVWNGPMGVFENPTFAVGTNAIAQAMAEADATTIVGGGDSAAAVEQLGYADKMTHVSTGGGASLEFLEGIELPGVAALTDKE from the coding sequence ATGAAAAAGATGACCATCAAGGATCTGGCGGTAAAGGGAAAACGGGTTTTAGTCCGGGTTGATTTCAACGTACCGGTGGACGACAACGGACAAATCACCGATGACCGCCGGATTCAAGCGGCGTTGCCGACCATCAACTATCTGGCGGAGCAAGGGGCGAAAGTCATCCTGGTCTCCCATTTTGGCCGTCCGAAAGGGGTGGACGAGAAATACCGGATGGACACGATCGCCCAACGCCTGCGCGAACTCAGTGGGCGGAAGGTGATTAAGGTCAACGACTGTATCGGTGAAGAACCGCAAAAAGCCGTGGCCGCAATGGCCGAAGGCGACATTCTGCTCCTGGAGAATGTACGCTTCTATAAAGAGGAGACGGCCAACGATCCGGAGTTTGCCCGGCAACTGGCCGCGGTGGCTGATCTTTATGTGAATGATGCCTTTGGCACGGCGCACCGCGCCCACGCTTCGACCGCCGGGGTAACGGCCTATCTGAAACCGGCTGTGGCCGGCTTCCTGATCGAAAAAGAACTGGCGATTATGGGTAAAGCCATCACCGACCCCGAAAGACCCTTCGTCGCCATCCTGGGCGGGGCGAAAGTGGCCGATAAATTAGGGGTCATCACCAATCTCCTCAACAAAGTGGACACCTTGATCATCGGCGGGGGCATGGCTTATACCTTCCTCAAGGCGAAGGGGCTCGAGATCGGTAAGTCCTTGCTTGATGCAGAAAAAATCGACTTTGCCCGGGAGATGATCGCCCAGGCGGAGGCGAAAGGGGTCCAATTGCTCCTCCCGGTGGACGTGGTTGTAACCGATGACTTTAAGAACCCGACCATGCATAAGACAGTGCCGGCCGATGCGATCCCGGCGGATCTGCAAGGTGTGGATATCGGCCCCGAGACGATCAAGCAGTTTACAGCGGCGATCAAAGCGGCGAAGACGGTGGTCTGGAACGGGCCAATGGGTGTCTTTGAAAATCCCACCTTTGCCGTGGGGACAAACGCCATCGCCCAAGCCATGGCCGAAGCTGACGCGACGACGATTGTCGGTGGCGGCGATTCGGCGGCGGCGGTTGAGCAGCTGGGCTACGCCGACAAGATGACCCATGTCTCGACCGGTGGCGGGGCTTCGCTGGAGTTCCTGGAAGGGATAGAGCTGCCGGGGGTAGCTGCGCTTACCGATAAAGAATAA
- the gap gene encoding type I glyceraldehyde-3-phosphate dehydrogenase yields MGVKIGINGFGRIGRSVFRAILQYHPELEVVAVNDLTNAETLAHLLKYDSVHGRLAADVRAEADRIIVGGKAVKVLSVQDPAEIPWSDYGVEIVIEATGIFTLKNDGVNKKGRVVRGAVNHITKGGAKKVIITAPAKEEDLTIVMGVNHDQYDPQIHHVVSNASCTTNCLAPVAKVLHQKFGIKRGLMTTVHSYTNDQQILDLPHSDLRRARAAALSIIPTTTGAARAVALVLPELKGKLNGFAMRVPTPNVSVVDFVAELNQSPVSVEEINATLKAAAENELKGIMSYNELPLVSSDYNGDPHSSIVDGLSTMVIEGNLVKVVAWYDNEWGYSCRVADLAVYMGEKGL; encoded by the coding sequence ATGGGAGTAAAAATCGGGATTAACGGTTTTGGCCGGATCGGCCGGAGTGTTTTCCGTGCCATTTTACAGTACCATCCGGAGCTGGAAGTGGTGGCGGTCAACGACCTGACGAACGCGGAGACCTTGGCTCATCTTCTGAAGTATGATTCGGTCCATGGGCGCCTGGCGGCGGACGTCCGTGCGGAAGCCGACCGGATCATCGTGGGCGGCAAAGCGGTCAAGGTCCTTTCGGTGCAAGACCCGGCCGAGATTCCCTGGTCGGATTATGGCGTCGAGATTGTGATTGAAGCAACGGGTATTTTTACCCTGAAAAATGACGGCGTGAATAAGAAAGGCCGGGTGGTGCGCGGTGCCGTCAATCATATTACCAAAGGCGGCGCCAAGAAAGTGATCATTACGGCGCCCGCCAAGGAGGAAGACCTGACCATTGTGATGGGGGTCAACCATGACCAGTACGATCCCCAAATACATCATGTCGTCTCCAACGCCTCCTGCACCACCAACTGTTTGGCCCCGGTAGCCAAGGTTCTCCACCAAAAATTCGGGATTAAACGGGGCTTGATGACCACTGTACATAGCTATACCAACGACCAGCAGATTTTGGATCTGCCCCACAGTGACTTGCGGCGGGCCCGGGCGGCCGCGTTATCGATTATCCCGACGACGACCGGGGCGGCGCGGGCGGTGGCCTTGGTCCTGCCGGAGTTGAAAGGGAAGCTGAACGGGTTTGCCATGCGGGTACCCACGCCCAACGTCTCGGTGGTTGATTTCGTGGCGGAGTTGAACCAGTCGCCGGTGAGCGTGGAAGAGATCAACGCTACTTTGAAGGCGGCGGCCGAAAACGAGCTTAAAGGGATTATGAGCTATAACGAGCTGCCGTTGGTCTCTTCCGATTACAACGGTGATCCCCATTCCTCCATTGTGGATGGCCTTTCGACGATGGTGATCGAGGGCAACCTGGTGAAAGTGGTGGCCTGGTACGACAATGAATGGGGTTATTCCTGCCGGGTGGCGGATTTGGCTGTTTATATGGGGGAGAAAGGTCTTTAA
- the whiA gene encoding DNA-binding protein WhiA, translated as MGTYSQRTKEELARKYPAQKCCVKAELAAIVRASGSLHLRANHSYVLTVSSESAALIRKTLLLLKKYFQLPGQIIVEDTGRFNRRHYRLQLIGARNVKRVLTELEILSAGLQLNSAISPSLVRNDCCRAAFLRGAFLARGSITDPQKPNYHLEITTENEEFAVGLNYLLNLCGFRAGIHHRKEYTVYLKGAETISRFISFIGAHSAFLAMEEVRVIKEMRNEVNRLVNCETANLEKSVRAGLEQVEAIKALQDRKVLATLPASLQEVARLRLEHPEVSLRELGELATPPLSKSAVNHRMRKLLKIAETFIGQEEMDSPG; from the coding sequence GTGGGGACCTATTCCCAACGCACGAAGGAAGAGTTGGCCAGGAAGTACCCGGCGCAAAAATGTTGCGTCAAGGCGGAACTGGCGGCGATTGTGCGGGCCAGTGGCAGTCTGCATTTACGGGCCAACCATTCTTATGTCCTGACGGTCAGCAGTGAAAGCGCGGCCTTAATCCGGAAAACCCTTTTACTGCTGAAAAAATACTTTCAGCTGCCCGGGCAGATTATTGTGGAAGATACCGGCCGGTTTAACCGGCGCCACTACCGCTTACAGCTGATCGGGGCCCGGAATGTCAAACGGGTCTTGACGGAGCTGGAGATCTTATCGGCCGGGTTGCAGTTGAACAGCGCCATCTCGCCCTCGCTGGTCCGGAACGACTGCTGCCGGGCGGCTTTCTTGCGGGGGGCGTTTTTGGCCCGCGGTTCGATTACCGATCCCCAGAAACCCAACTACCATCTGGAGATCACCACCGAGAACGAGGAGTTTGCCGTGGGTTTAAATTATTTGTTAAACCTCTGCGGGTTCCGGGCGGGCATCCACCACCGGAAGGAATATACTGTTTATTTGAAGGGCGCGGAAACGATCAGCCGGTTTATCAGTTTCATCGGTGCCCACAGCGCTTTTTTGGCCATGGAAGAAGTGCGCGTGATTAAAGAGATGCGCAATGAAGTGAACCGCCTGGTCAATTGTGAAACGGCCAACCTGGAGAAATCGGTGCGGGCGGGTTTGGAACAAGTGGAAGCGATCAAGGCTTTGCAAGACCGGAAGGTCCTGGCCACCCTGCCCGCGAGCCTCCAGGAGGTTGCCCGGTTGCGTCTGGAACATCCCGAAGTCAGCCTCAGGGAACTTGGCGAACTGGCCACACCGCCTTTGAGTAAGTCGGCGGTGAACCACCGGATGCGGAAATTGTTAAAAATTGCCGAAACTTTTATTGGCCAGGAGGAAATGGATTCTCCAGGATGA